The Setaria italica strain Yugu1 chromosome VIII, Setaria_italica_v2.0, whole genome shotgun sequence genome includes the window AACAGAAACGATGTACTGTTTAAAGGCACGATCACTAATTCCTTCTTGCAGGTAATCTTCAGAGGGACCTATAGGACAAGAACATGGGCGGTGctatcaaaggaggaagagaaaaatgaaATGAAGAACAACTGTAGCAGGTTCGAAGGCACTGCCTTGGAATTCTTCTCCAATAAGTATGGCTGGAACTTCAGACGAAGAATACTTCAGTAACAGGATTTCATCTAGGCACCGGAGAAGATCTTAGAGTCCTATCTAGTGCTTAGGAGTCGTGTTAGTGTTCCTGTCTTTGGAGTGAATTGTGTCTTCAAGGGTAGTACTGCTAGAACAGCCTAAGTGCTGAGTTTCTGTATTTGTGGTGTTAGTTTGGCTGCAGGCATCCACTCGTGGATGACCGAGGCCGGATtctttcctttatctaaaaaaataattagaagaCTAAACTCCAGTCCTCTTTATCGTCCATGCTTTGTCCTTGCGTTGTCTTCATGGTCGTCAAGCCATCACATCTTTCGTCTGCTTAGAAACTTGATGCTGAACTTGGAATACTTATCTTCTATCGCTCGCACAACAGACTCCGTCATAGGTAATGAAGGTCAGACCGAAGGGCTTCGAAGGCGAAGCCTCCAAGGACACGATGAAGATGTCGTCACTGCCCATCTGGCAAGCCAGATTAAGGTTTTCACCTAGAAGACCATTGACACTGCAGAGAGCATCACAACAAACGCCTCAACGGAGGGAAACGACGCCTGTATACCCGCTTCACTCTTCACATTCACCCAGCCACACACGCCCGTGCACGCGTACGCCGCACTGCATCCGCCCGGTCGGTGCGCCGTGCGCCCCTACCCTCGCGCATCCGCCCGCGCACGTCCCTCTcgatcgtcgtcgtcgaggaagCACGCTGGCGCGGCTGCGGGCGGCGTTCCTGGCGGTGATCACGcacaggcgccgccgccggcagctggGGTCGTGCGTGACAGGCACCATcttcggccggcggcgcgggcgcacgTCGCGCTGCAGACGGACCCGCGCTCCGCGCCCGTGCTGCTGGTGGACTCCACCGGCGCGCTCGTCATCAGGCTGGGAGATGTCCTCGGGCCTCGTGCACCTCACGCTCGAGTGCGAGAAGACGTAGCTCGCCGCCGGTACGTACACTGTGTCACACCGTACCGACTAACGTGGCACATAAACACAAAACATGCACGGCGCCAAATGATTTGACTCCACTTCTGCTTCTGCACCGGGAAGGGTTTATCAATGACACGCCCAAAAAATGCATGCAGGGGAGAAGCAGCGAGGCCAAGTGCGGGTTCGCGGTGCGCCGGGAGTGCGGCGCGGACGAGTGGAGGGTGCTCGGCGCGGTCGATCCGGTGTCCGTGGGCGCCGGCGTGCTCCCTAGCCGGCGCCGCGGTGGGCGACCTGATGTACATGCGGGGAAGGTTCGAGCGCGTGGTTGGGCTCCAGGAACTCGGAGGCGTTCTACATGATGAACCctgacggcagcggcggccctgATATCGGTCGGCTGTGCTTCGAATAAGCCGCAGCCGGCTTTTTTTACTATTTGAACAGTagagaagtaaaaaaaaagaaccggCTGCGGTTTATTTCTGCAAAGTTCTAAGGGGGCTTCTGCAAATAACAAGTTTGTGCAATTTGTATTTTTAGTGATGCAGTATGTGTGGATGCGAACAGAATACCCTGGAAAATTGCCACGTTCTGATTCAAATTCGTGGGAGAGAGACTTGACAgcagtatatgtgtatatatgtaGTTGATAACCAATGGCCTTAATATGGGCAGTATATATGTAGTTTACAACGGGACGCCCAGGTATGTGATTGGGAATTGACTTAAAAATCTAGCATGGTAAAACTGCTTGGATTTCACGCAGAGTTGCATCAGCACCGAAGATTGGCACTTGGACAGGTTTGTCCACAGCCCAGAGGACTTGATGGCCGCGTGGTTGTAGCGGACCTTGCTCACTCGCCTTCCCAAACAACCTGTTGAGTACATCCATCACTAGGATGAACAACGTTGGCGACAGAGGTTCGCCTTGGTAGAAAGGATCAGGGCAATTCAGCCTCATTAATTTTTATATGTCTACCAGATGCTATACAAGCTAGGTTTTAAATTAATGCTCATCTGGGGCTCAACGATACATCTGACAAGGCAGACGGTGAATCAAGGATCCAATCAAACCATTTTGTCTCCAGCATGTACTGTGGTTTCTTTGGTGTCGGTAACTCTTTCAGACCACATAGCATCTGAACAACATCTTCCATGTTGGGGCGGTTTGCTGGATCTTCCTGAGCGCACAGCAGCCCTACCTCCACgcacctcttgatctccattaGCTGAGACTCATCAAACAGCGCCGGATCAAATAACTCCTCAATCCCTCCACTTTCCCAAGCCCTCCAAGCCTGACAAATAAGATAAAAGCATTATCTATGCACATGAAAGGATCATCAATTGTATTCTGGGAGTTAAATCTGAAAGTACTTACCCATTCATCGAAAGGGTATAGCTCAGGTGGTTTAAACCATCGGATTCTACCAACAATCTGAATGAGGGTGATGCCAAAAGCGTAAACATCGTTCTTCTTTGACACAATACCTTCTGCAAGATATTCTGGAGCTACATATCCCCTGAATAGTTAAGTAAAAATGAAATGACTGATCAGGAGAGGCGAAGAATGAAGAAAAACATGTGTGCTAGTCATGTAGGCATGTCAGTGAAATTAATTATGGAATAAAGTCTTACATGGTCCCTCTAAAATTCGTATAGGTGTCATCACTCCCATTGCGTAAAATAATATCCGACACATTTTCACGGGTGATCTGATTGTCATTCAACACTTCAGATATTCCAAAATCAATAATCTTAGGATTCATATCAGAATCCAAGAGGACATTGCTTGGTTTCATGTCCATGTGGATAATGCCTTGTTCATGTAGGCAATGCATGCCCTGGGCTATACCTTCAATTATCCGGAAAAGAGAGGACCAATGAAATTGAGGTTCTGCAAAATATAAATCATGTCACATAGAAACTATTGCTTAATTATATACAGCAAATTAAGTTAATTCAGATGAAACTTTGCCAAGAGTTAAACAATGATAAATATTTCAGTGGAAACATGCCATGGATAATATTGTCCAAGCTTCCATTCGGCATGTATTCTTCCACCcaaaaatattcattttttatGACTCGATGTTCTTTCCATTTAAAAAACCACACCCCCGATGAAAAAGTTTGGACTTCTTCATGGGCGACGTGTCCCAAAATTTTCACTATATTTTTGTTCTGAAGCTTTGAAACAAGTAGATGAATATCATAAGAGCGCGCCCAGCTCAAGTCAGGTGACTCCAAAAATGTCTTGATGGACACCTCATTTCCATCATTTAAGACACCCTGAAAATCATAAAACGTAAAGTTAGATGATGAGTTTATGCTTCTAAAATAAAACAAGAACTATAGTCATCCTGtctgaatatatatatatatatatatatatatatatatatatatatatatatatatatatatatatatatagacacacacaaACAGAGGTCTGTGGTGCTATCCAACGATGACGAAGAGTGCCACGCCAATTCAACATGATCTCATCAACATGATGTATCATGTCAACAATAAGGGGTGGGCAATTAGTTCATACAGTTATTAACTTATTAAggttcattttttaaaaaaaagtggtATTTAGTGGAAGTATTATAGTTTGGTTTTTTGTTATTCTTTTTAACCGAAATTATACATCTCAATAAAACCTGCTTTTTGAGAAAATTCATTGATATGAATGGGATTTTGTCATGTCATTTTATTTTATGGctgtattaaaaaatattatagttTGGTTATATCAATGATCATATGAATAATCCAAAATAAAATAAGCACACCTTGTAGACAGTAGAATGACCACCGCGTCCAATGATCTTGTCGTAAGCAAAGTTGTTTGTAGCGGCCCTCAACTCAGATAACTCGTACTCTCTGAAGGCTGATAGTAGGCAAATAAATGTATTCAAATGTGAACTGTAGCCATAATATTCAATTGTCTGATGGAGAAAAGTGGTAAATACTGATAGATTTGAACAGAAGATGTGATGGACACTGATAATGACATGAAACTTACGTGGTAATAAGGGCACTCTGCTTCCTGCTAGTACGTTGTTCCTCCCACCATTCAATTCAGATGTGCCATGTCCATCAAAAACTCTAAAAGCAGAGGGATATTGTAATGCTTCCATGTAACTAATCAATCAAAATGGATAAAAGCTAGTAGAGCTGCAATTCAGAAATCCCTAGCCATTTAATTTCCTACAGTTGTGGTTTAATACTCAAAGCTCAATGACGTAAAAGCTCAGTTGAAGAACAAAAACTGGTTCCCATTACATAGAGTTGGATTCTTTCCAACCACCAACATGGGCAAATAAGCTACAGGTGACAATTTCTTAGTCGATGAATTGTAAAATAAAATTTTCAACTGGCACTGGACAATACTTACAATTTTAAAAGTTCCGGTATAATTCTGTATCTCATCAGATTATAGTGCCATAAACAAGATGGACAGAATGGCACCGTATATATCTGACCTGGCATAGTTAGTTGAATACCTGTTATGTGATGCCTCCGTCACTCCTGTAACCTGAAATAGGAAAAGATTCACTTTTTTATCCTAGTGAAGCttgtataaaaaaatatttactttTTCTACGTGGCACAATGTTCATGCTGGGGAAAGGTGCAACAACCACGAGACAATATGGGTTCATGCATGTCGACTCTCGTCATGGGAATGTAGCAAACAGTATCGGAGAACAAAGAATGAAAAAGGTGATTTGGATATGCTAAGAACTAACAAGATGTTTCTAATCGAATTCAAActtaaattataattattactTTTGGTAGTATATATTGAACTATCCACCTAGATATTTTACTAAAATATAAGGATAATTTATCATTGTAGAAAAAACTCACAAACAAAATGTACATtgctaataaaaaataataaatatattcCTACTAAAAATGTATAAACCTTTATATTGGTTTAGTTTTTACcccaaaatattttttatgtgtAAGGTATTCCCTTTTCTCATGAATTCACGTTTTAAAAAGATACGCCACAAAACATTATGATATCTTAATTTACAATGACATGACTAAACACGACTATTTGCATccatttattttaaaataaaaataccTAAAAAAGTTATAAAAAGCTAGCTACCCGCGCTATTTGCGCATGCCATCTTGCTACTTCTACTAAGACTAGAAAGGAGTCAAAGAAAACTCCTACAACCTTTATTCGGGCAAAAAATAGTTATAAAGAGGTTCGCCCAGGACTTGCGACCAAAATTAAAATTGCATCAGGGTCATATGCAATTACACCTGCTTGCATGGTGAGACGGAGAAATGCATCGGATCGGACTATCTATACTAATGATGTAATTATTACCTCTTGCTGCCGGAGCAGAGGATGGCCACCAGCCTGGATAGTGAGCAACAAAATGGTGGTGTGGGCATTGATAGCGAAGGACGCCAGCATCACTTTGTTCAGGATGTCATCCTTCACCCGGCGCAGCTGCTTGGACAGCTCCCCTGCTGAGATGAGGCGGCGGACGGTGCTCCTCTCCTGGCAGGCCATGACGAGCTCGAGGGCGTGCTGGAGGCTCTCCTCCAGATCCTCCAGCGCGCCGCTCAGCGCCGGGCTATCATTCATCAAACCTGTTTGCTGCAGCTGCGACAGGATGGCGCTGAATCTGAGCACCCGCTTCCTGATCTCGCGGCACTCCTCCTCGTTGTGGCGAACCGTGTCGACCGCCTCCTTGATCGCCAGCCCAAGCTTGACGATCTTCTCCACGCCGGCCACCGGATCAGCCATCTAAGCCCCTCCTGTCAGGACAAGGGGTACAAATCTGCAAGAACTTTGAATACACACACAACTGAACTCAAGATCAAACTGAGATGAAGAAACTTTCTTGTCAAGTACAGCAATAGAGTCAGTGAAATCGATTGATTCTTCTCACCAATAGCTTCCCCCCGTCTGGCATGTACCAGGCTATCGATCGCCGAGCATGACTACTCAATCACTCCCCAATTCCGAGCTGGTCGGATTGTTAGCTGGGTGAGAAGAAAGACCTGCAGACTCATGGCGAGGTCTTCGCAAGGAAACCAAACGCAAATGGATGGGCCCCGTTTTCGATCATATCCACAGGGAAGGAAGACGCGTTGGGGTGTCAATTCAAACCGTGTGGAAATGTCGGGCCCGATTCTTGTTTTTGTCCATTTTATATTATCATGTGGCTAGCAGAGTCTAATACGAATGCATATACAAACACAGCATGGAAAGCAACGTGGCAAGACCTTGTGAGAAATGAAATGATATGTTCTGCTCGGTGACATCATCACAACTAATGCTCTCCAATAAGAAATGCCCATCTAAGATTTTCATAATTCATAAAGTCAATTATTTTAGAGATCCACAGCGCAGCGTTGTTAATGGTATATTAATTATGGAAATTTTTTTGATAATATTAATATATAACCCTTTCCATTTTATGTACTATGTTTTGATAAATGCTGCGAGTCAAATTAATTATTTCCTGTTCGGTCGTTAAGGCCGTTACGGCCGGAGGACCCTGTTCGGTCTTCCCTGAACACAGGTTGCAGAGCTCCCTGATGCCTGGTTCAACCTGACCTGGAAGCTGGCATGACAAGCCGCGACGGCGAGGTTGCCACCCAAGACGGCGCGCTCTCTGGGCTTGTGCTCGCCGACAGTCCAGGTGGCGCGCGGCAGCGTTGGTGAAGCGGGCTTTGCTGCAGAAGCTCGCCACCGCCCACGCCCTCCGTGATCCG containing:
- the LOC101779437 gene encoding cysteine-rich receptor-like protein kinase 10 isoform X1; protein product: MADPVAGVEKIVKLGLAIKEAVDTVRHNEEECREIRKRVLRFSAILSQLQQTGLMNDSPALSGALEDLEESLQHALELVMACQERSTVRRLISAGELSKQLRRVKDDILNKVMLASFAINAHTTILLLTIQAGGHPLLRQQEVTGVTEASHNRYSTNYARVFDGHGTSELNGGRNNVLAGSRVPLLPPFREYELSELRAATNNFAYDKIIGRGGHSTVYKGVLNDGNEVSIKTFLESPDLSWARSYDIHLLVSKLQNKNIVKILGHVAHEEVQTFSSGVWFFKWKEHRVIKNEYFWVEEYMPNGSLDNIIHEPQFHWSSLFRIIEGIAQGMHCLHEQGIIHMDMKPSNVLLDSDMNPKIIDFGISEVLNDNQITRENVSDIILRNGSDDTYTNFRGTMGYVAPEYLAEGIVSKKNDVYAFGITLIQIVGRIRWFKPPELYPFDEWAWRAWESGGIEELFDPALFDESQLMEIKRCVEVGLLCAQEDPANRPNMEDVVQMLCGLKELPTPKKPQYMLETKWFDWILDSPSALSDVSLSPR
- the LOC101779437 gene encoding cysteine-rich receptor-like protein kinase 10 isoform X2, whose translation is MADPVAGVEKIVKLGLAIKEAVDTVRHNEEECREIRKRVLRFSAILSQLQQTGLMNDSPALSGALEDLEESLQHALELVMACQERSTVRRLISAGELSKQLRRVKDDILNKVMLASFAINAHTTILLLTIQAGGHPLLRQQEVTGVTEASHNRVFDGHGTSELNGGRNNVLAGSRVPLLPPFREYELSELRAATNNFAYDKIIGRGGHSTVYKGVLNDGNEVSIKTFLESPDLSWARSYDIHLLVSKLQNKNIVKILGHVAHEEVQTFSSGVWFFKWKEHRVIKNEYFWVEEYMPNGSLDNIIHEPQFHWSSLFRIIEGIAQGMHCLHEQGIIHMDMKPSNVLLDSDMNPKIIDFGISEVLNDNQITRENVSDIILRNGSDDTYTNFRGTMGYVAPEYLAEGIVSKKNDVYAFGITLIQIVGRIRWFKPPELYPFDEWAWRAWESGGIEELFDPALFDESQLMEIKRCVEVGLLCAQEDPANRPNMEDVVQMLCGLKELPTPKKPQYMLETKWFDWILDSPSALSDVSLSPR